In Bacillus sp. Marseille-Q1617, a genomic segment contains:
- a CDS encoding glycoside hydrolase family 3 protein: protein MIISGMPMNQAKAESPLKDLIIYQNAPQVVVSNTGEEIGLKAMNVYADGHFTFVSEGLDWSSSNKNVASVDENGKVTLTGQNGKSFITLTNGDFTDRIAVHVKPAPEKGKKGKPASKTMIVKEEGERYDLVDEAIANMTIEEKIGQMLMPDFRNWNGENVTEMLPEIEQLVKDYHLGGVILFRENVVTTEQTTKLVADYQEAAEKYGLLMTIDQEGGIVTRLQSGTDFPGNMALGATRSPEIAHNVGKAIGEELHSLGINVNFAPVMDVNNNPDNPVIGVRSFGEDPDLVAEMGVAYTEGLQSTGVAATAKHFPGHGDTAVDSHLGLPEVPHDKERLMEVELYPFQKAMDAGIDAIMTAHVTFPKIDDSKAISKKTGEEIAVPATLSHKVLTELMREEMGYEGLITTDAMNMKAIADHFGPVDAAVRAVKAGTDIVLMPVGLSEVRQGLLDAVDSGELTVDRIEASVERILTLKIKRGVIKEETPLPLEEKIAQASEIVGSQEHKQVEKEAAERSVTLVKNEDALPMNPSEDEKIVVVGRSFVQDLGNAVKEQHENTSVIEVASTYQLTDEQKAEIRDASAVIVGTYTYNVSGRSPESVQMQMVKTLGEVTEAPVIALGIRNPYDVMAYNSEVDAYLAQYGFRTASFKATAATIFGTNTPGGKLPVSIPGVDEGTLYEFGRGLTY, encoded by the coding sequence ATGATCATCTCTGGAATGCCGATGAATCAAGCGAAAGCAGAGAGTCCGTTGAAAGATCTCATCATCTATCAGAATGCTCCGCAAGTGGTTGTTTCGAATACAGGTGAGGAAATCGGATTGAAAGCAATGAATGTTTACGCGGACGGACACTTCACCTTTGTGTCGGAAGGCCTGGACTGGAGTTCATCCAACAAGAATGTAGCGTCTGTTGATGAAAACGGAAAAGTCACGTTAACCGGTCAGAACGGTAAATCCTTTATCACTTTGACGAACGGGGACTTCACAGATCGCATTGCTGTTCATGTAAAGCCTGCTCCTGAAAAAGGGAAGAAAGGCAAACCGGCATCCAAGACTATGATCGTGAAGGAAGAAGGAGAGCGCTATGACCTTGTAGACGAGGCCATCGCGAACATGACAATCGAAGAAAAAATCGGTCAGATGCTGATGCCTGACTTCAGAAATTGGAACGGTGAAAATGTAACAGAAATGCTTCCTGAAATCGAACAATTGGTAAAAGACTATCATCTCGGAGGGGTTATTTTATTCCGTGAAAATGTGGTCACAACGGAACAAACGACGAAATTGGTAGCTGATTATCAAGAGGCTGCAGAAAAATACGGTTTACTTATGACAATCGACCAGGAAGGCGGGATTGTTACACGACTTCAATCCGGAACCGATTTTCCGGGGAATATGGCATTGGGTGCCACAAGATCACCTGAGATTGCCCATAACGTGGGAAAAGCAATCGGTGAAGAGCTGCATTCTCTTGGAATTAACGTCAACTTTGCACCGGTGATGGATGTCAATAATAATCCTGACAACCCGGTAATCGGTGTTCGTTCTTTCGGGGAAGATCCTGATTTGGTCGCGGAAATGGGTGTGGCTTACACTGAAGGACTTCAATCAACCGGTGTAGCTGCCACAGCCAAGCATTTCCCGGGTCACGGGGATACGGCGGTGGATTCTCACTTAGGGCTTCCTGAAGTCCCGCATGATAAAGAACGTTTGATGGAAGTGGAACTGTATCCATTCCAGAAGGCCATGGATGCTGGAATCGATGCGATCATGACGGCACACGTCACGTTCCCTAAGATTGACGATTCCAAAGCAATATCGAAAAAAACAGGAGAAGAAATTGCAGTCCCAGCCACTCTTTCTCATAAAGTGCTGACAGAATTGATGCGGGAAGAAATGGGCTATGAAGGTCTCATCACGACAGATGCGATGAACATGAAGGCGATCGCAGATCATTTCGGCCCAGTGGATGCTGCTGTCAGAGCAGTGAAAGCAGGAACGGATATCGTCCTTATGCCAGTCGGACTAAGTGAAGTAAGACAAGGGCTGCTCGATGCGGTCGACAGCGGGGAACTGACAGTTGACAGAATTGAAGCGTCGGTTGAAAGAATCCTGACTCTGAAAATCAAGCGTGGTGTCATCAAGGAAGAAACACCTCTTCCATTGGAAGAAAAAATCGCACAGGCAAGTGAAATCGTTGGATCCCAAGAACATAAGCAAGTTGAAAAAGAAGCGGCAGAACGCTCCGTCACACTTGTGAAGAACGAGGATGCACTTCCCATGAACCCGTCTGAAGATGAAAAGATCGTCGTAGTAGGAAGATCTTTTGTCCAGGACCTTGGGAATGCCGTGAAAGAGCAGCATGAAAATACATCTGTCATCGAGGTTGCATCAACCTATCAGCTGACAGATGAGCAGAAAGCAGAAATTAGAGATGCATCAGCTGTCATTGTCGGAACCTACACTTATAATGTTTCAGGCAGATCTCCTGAGAGTGTGCAGATGCAGATGGTAAAAACGTTAGGGGAAGTAACAGAAGCACCGGTGATTGCACTGGGTATCCGTAACCCATATGACGTCATGGCGTATAACAGCGAAGTGGACGCGTATCTTGCTCAATACGGATTCCGTACAGCAAGCTTTAAAGCAACCGCGGCGACGATTTTCGGAACGAACACACCTGGCGGCAAGCTGCCGGTATCAATCCCAGGCGTGGATGAAGGCACTCTATACGAATTTGGTCGCGGCTTGACGTATTAA
- a CDS encoding exo-beta-N-acetylmuramidase NamZ domain-containing protein, with protein MKKWMIALLTLVLVLSTMSAGSAHDNNGKGNGYGHGKGKGKHKEFSLGVEQLLKEEKHLIEGKKVGLITNPTGVDQELNSIVDTLHNDPDVELTALYGPEHGVRGDAQAGEYVEFYIDERTGLPVYSLYGATKKPTPEMLENVEVLLFDIQDVGTRFYTYIYTMAYAMEAAKENNIPIVVLDRPNPLSGKEVEGPVLDMEYSSFVGKYSIPLRHGMTVGELAKLFNTEFEIGADLTVVEMEGWKRSMYYDETPLEFVMPSPNMPTLDTALVYPGAALIEGTNVSEGRGTTKPFELIGAPFINAADLAAALNGLELEGVTFRAASFTPASSKHAGKLSHGIQIHVTDRKDFKPVETGLHIVKTIHDMYPEDFQFRAENSAGISFFDNLIGNGWVREGIEEGRSVDEMVEQWEVELEEFKEVREEYLIY; from the coding sequence TTGAAAAAGTGGATGATTGCACTACTCACATTGGTCCTGGTCCTATCGACGATGTCAGCAGGGTCTGCCCATGATAATAACGGAAAAGGTAACGGTTACGGACATGGAAAGGGGAAAGGCAAGCATAAGGAATTCTCACTTGGTGTCGAGCAGCTTCTAAAAGAAGAAAAGCACCTCATCGAAGGGAAAAAAGTAGGCTTGATCACGAACCCTACAGGAGTCGATCAAGAGCTGAACAGTATCGTAGACACTTTGCATAATGACCCGGATGTTGAATTGACAGCCCTTTACGGACCGGAGCATGGTGTCCGCGGGGATGCACAGGCTGGTGAATATGTAGAATTCTATATCGATGAAAGAACGGGCCTTCCGGTATACAGCTTATATGGAGCAACGAAAAAGCCGACACCTGAAATGCTTGAAAATGTTGAAGTCCTGCTATTTGATATCCAGGATGTAGGAACTCGCTTCTACACCTATATCTACACGATGGCATATGCCATGGAAGCGGCAAAAGAAAATAATATCCCGATCGTCGTACTGGACCGTCCAAATCCATTAAGCGGGAAAGAAGTTGAAGGGCCGGTGCTTGACATGGAGTACTCTTCATTCGTCGGTAAATACAGCATCCCGCTTCGCCATGGTATGACAGTCGGGGAACTTGCAAAGCTATTCAATACTGAATTTGAAATTGGCGCAGACCTGACCGTGGTGGAAATGGAAGGATGGAAACGCAGCATGTATTATGATGAAACACCACTGGAGTTCGTGATGCCTTCACCTAATATGCCGACACTTGATACGGCATTGGTGTACCCGGGTGCAGCGTTGATCGAAGGGACAAATGTATCCGAAGGCCGTGGAACAACAAAGCCATTCGAACTGATCGGTGCTCCTTTCATCAATGCAGCCGACCTTGCAGCAGCACTGAATGGCCTGGAACTTGAAGGCGTTACCTTCAGAGCGGCATCCTTCACTCCGGCATCATCCAAGCACGCCGGAAAACTGTCACACGGGATCCAAATCCATGTCACTGACAGAAAAGATTTCAAACCTGTAGAAACAGGATTGCACATCGTCAAGACTATTCATGACATGTATCCGGAAGACTTCCAATTCCGCGCAGAAAACAGCGCAGGCATCTCATTCTTCGATAACCTCATCGGAAACGGATGGGTTCGAGAAGGAATAGAAGAAGGAAGAAGTGTCGATGAAATGGTTGAACAGTGGGAAGTAGAACTTGAAGAATTTAAAGAAGTACGTGAAGAGTATCTGATTTATTAA